A stretch of Synechococcus sp. MIT S9220 DNA encodes these proteins:
- a CDS encoding ATP-binding protein translates to MPSRPWQKRLTALLGWGGLALGSSAFCLVVFQALFGRQLEQLQTIQLGRDLALNVRLTELALERYPPHLVAELSGLDLEVTVRPKPAPLQPSAAFKRQAEALQLQLCQRLSHCPMVLPDRAARGERSVWIELISPLEPIWLRVDVPSMMRWPPEPTLLGLALVGAGIICGGLFLLVEVEAPLRGLEKALSRVGDGEDPDAVNARGAPEVQRLTQRFNAMVQRLAANRRERATMLAGIAHDLRAPITRLQFRLSMPQLSADERERCAGDLQSLERITGQFLLFAGGGDSETSVQVPLDQLLAEVASSHPADQLRLDLAPLSVSVKPVALGRAIANLIDNAFSYGVAPVILRLHVDKSRCCIEVWDQGTGMPAQQWEEALQPFHRLDSSRGQQGHCGLGLAIVSHVARLHGGRLECIHRDEIDLGTDPGRFAIRFSLPLLDGQTRSLTS, encoded by the coding sequence ATGCCTTCCCGCCCTTGGCAAAAGCGTCTCACTGCTTTGCTGGGCTGGGGAGGTCTGGCCCTCGGGAGCTCAGCGTTTTGCCTGGTGGTTTTCCAGGCTCTCTTCGGTCGCCAACTGGAGCAGTTGCAGACCATTCAGCTTGGGAGAGATCTAGCCCTCAACGTCAGGCTCACTGAGCTAGCACTTGAGCGTTATCCCCCTCATCTGGTTGCGGAGCTGAGCGGTCTTGATCTTGAGGTCACGGTCCGTCCCAAACCCGCTCCGCTGCAACCGTCAGCAGCTTTTAAACGTCAGGCGGAGGCGTTGCAGCTGCAGCTTTGTCAACGTCTCTCCCACTGTCCAATGGTGTTGCCCGACCGGGCTGCCCGCGGTGAACGCAGTGTGTGGATCGAATTGATTTCACCTTTGGAGCCCATCTGGTTGCGTGTGGATGTGCCCTCGATGATGCGATGGCCTCCAGAGCCCACGCTGCTTGGGCTTGCCTTGGTGGGCGCTGGCATCATCTGCGGTGGACTGTTCCTGCTGGTGGAGGTCGAGGCTCCTCTGCGCGGTCTGGAAAAAGCCCTCTCCCGCGTGGGTGATGGTGAAGATCCCGATGCCGTCAATGCCCGTGGAGCTCCTGAGGTCCAGCGCCTCACCCAGCGTTTCAATGCCATGGTGCAGAGGCTGGCTGCCAATCGTCGAGAACGCGCAACGATGCTTGCTGGCATTGCCCATGATCTGAGAGCACCGATCACCCGTCTTCAGTTTCGTCTGTCCATGCCGCAGCTTTCAGCGGATGAGCGGGAGCGTTGTGCTGGTGATCTTCAGTCTCTTGAGAGAATCACGGGGCAGTTTTTGCTGTTTGCCGGCGGTGGTGACAGTGAAACGTCGGTGCAAGTCCCCTTGGATCAATTGCTGGCGGAGGTGGCCAGCAGTCATCCGGCGGATCAATTACGTCTCGACCTGGCTCCTCTCTCTGTTTCGGTCAAACCTGTTGCCCTTGGTCGCGCAATTGCCAACCTCATCGACAATGCCTTCTCCTATGGAGTTGCTCCCGTCATTCTTCGATTGCATGTCGACAAGTCCCGCTGCTGCATCGAGGTCTGGGATCAAGGCACAGGAATGCCTGCTCAGCAATGGGAAGAGGCTCTGCAACCCTTTCATCGTCTTGATTCATCCCGCGGTCAGCAGGGCCACTGTGGTTTAGGGCTGGCCATCGTGTCTCACGTCGCGCGTCTCCATGGCGGCCGACTGGAGTGCATCCATCGAGATGAGATCGATTTAGGGACTGATCCAGGCAGGTTTGCGATCCGCTTCAGCTTGCCGTTGTTGGATGGCCAGACCAGGTCTCTAACGAGCTGA
- the ppk2 gene encoding polyphosphate kinase 2, producing MGNKGKAKKHDQANDKARSGRVSDVASESLGASAQDVGTPSERFGGLIDDHQPKIVRLNKKLYEAELIRLQTDLVRMQYWIRETGYRMIVLFEGRDAAGKGGTIKRLTEPLNPRGCRVVALGTPTERQKSQWYFQRYVEHFPAAGEIVVFDRSWYNRAGVERVMGFCSPEQVEHFLDDAPQFERMLVRSGVLVLKYWFSVSDTEQEARFQSRIDDPTRRWKLSLMDLEARNRWVDFSRAKDEMFTRTNIPEAPWFTVEADDKRRARLNCLRHILSKVPWEDMTPPGIKLPPRPKKGDYARPPINEQFFVPNGYPY from the coding sequence ATGGGCAACAAGGGCAAGGCAAAAAAACACGATCAAGCCAACGACAAGGCTCGTTCAGGCCGCGTCTCTGACGTGGCATCGGAAAGCCTTGGGGCCAGTGCTCAGGACGTTGGCACTCCATCTGAGCGCTTCGGGGGTCTCATTGATGATCATCAGCCCAAGATTGTGAGGCTGAATAAAAAGCTTTATGAGGCTGAATTGATCCGCCTCCAGACTGATCTGGTCAGGATGCAGTACTGGATTCGTGAAACCGGCTATCGGATGATCGTTCTGTTTGAAGGGCGTGATGCTGCAGGAAAAGGGGGCACGATCAAACGATTAACCGAACCCTTGAATCCAAGAGGTTGCAGGGTTGTGGCACTGGGAACGCCAACAGAGCGCCAAAAAAGCCAGTGGTATTTCCAGCGCTATGTCGAACATTTCCCGGCTGCTGGCGAGATTGTTGTGTTCGATCGAAGCTGGTACAACCGAGCCGGAGTTGAGCGGGTCATGGGGTTCTGCAGCCCTGAACAAGTTGAACATTTTCTTGATGATGCTCCTCAATTTGAACGGATGCTTGTGCGCAGTGGAGTTCTTGTTCTCAAGTATTGGTTTTCAGTCAGCGACACTGAGCAGGAGGCACGATTTCAGTCGCGTATCGATGACCCCACGCGCCGGTGGAAGTTGAGTTTGATGGATCTTGAGGCACGCAATCGTTGGGTTGATTTTTCTAGGGCCAAGGATGAAATGTTCACGAGAACCAATATTCCAGAGGCTCCCTGGTTCACTGTTGAAGCCGATGATAAGCGGAGAGCACGACTGAATTGTCTTCGCCACATACTCAGCAAGGTACCTTGGGAAGATATGACACCTCCAGGGATCAAGCTTCCTCCCAGGCCAAAAAAGGGTGATTATGCGCGCCCTCCTATCAACGAACAGTTCTTTGTTCCCAATGGTTATCCCTATTGA
- a CDS encoding ParA family protein has protein sequence MFITVFGQKGGVAKTCTSVHLAAIWAHQHKKVALIDADRNRSATAYGARELLPYPVIPIEAAAKVARGADIVVTDGQASSNEEELKNLVEGSDIIVLPTTPQSRSLELTIEMSTLLNNYRIPYAALLVKVDSRKRSSAESAVEILEGFDIHVLQSQIPLLSAFESAETNGVTVDQSVDKRGRAHSRRMAGWSAYDKACIEIEELYKVHRETTRSLTPIGWDFTPMEQRAA, from the coding sequence ATGTTTATTACTGTTTTCGGTCAGAAAGGGGGTGTTGCAAAAACATGTACGAGTGTTCATCTAGCTGCCATCTGGGCCCATCAACACAAAAAAGTTGCCTTGATTGATGCGGATAGGAATCGTTCGGCAACCGCTTATGGAGCACGAGAATTGCTCCCTTATCCAGTCATTCCGATTGAAGCAGCAGCCAAAGTCGCAAGAGGTGCTGATATTGTTGTGACCGATGGTCAGGCAAGCAGCAACGAAGAAGAACTCAAAAATCTTGTTGAAGGATCGGATATTATTGTGCTTCCGACAACACCTCAAAGTCGCTCATTAGAGTTGACGATTGAAATGTCGACCTTGTTGAATAATTACCGGATTCCATACGCCGCTTTGTTAGTCAAGGTTGATTCACGCAAACGCTCCTCAGCAGAATCAGCCGTTGAAATCCTTGAAGGTTTTGATATTCATGTTTTGCAGTCTCAAATTCCCCTTTTAAGTGCTTTTGAGAGTGCCGAAACCAACGGTGTCACCGTTGATCAGTCTGTTGATAAAAGAGGTCGGGCGCATTCAAGGCGCATGGCGGGTTGGTCTGCGTACGACAAAGCTTGCATTGAGATCGAAGAGCTTTACAAGGTTCATCGGGAAACAACAAGGTCGTTAACTCCTATCGGCTGGGATTTCACCCCAATGGAACAGAGAGCAGCATGA
- the feoB gene encoding ferrous iron transport protein B, protein MITAETGKTTESKNELPRIVFVGQPNTGKSTFFNRVTNATAGVANWPGLTVDFMQAKVERDGKTVEFVDLPGIYDLDGFTEDEKVVQDFLEQYSFDLIVCVINASQIDRQILLPLQLKKLGVPSLVALNMADEVKRFGVKINTQQLSQFLGMPVFTISAKYGAGCSLAIDGIWNTVNDITDSYKVKELVEFCRENKITDEEIQDSLDQGIEMPPENLVTFTNRMDAVLLHPIFGLPIFFLTMLVLFLLIWNIGMPAQDPVGDFTDWLQATVLEPGLSFLPDVVKDFVISGPYTGFASLLGFVPLVAFFFVVMTALEDSGYLSRAAYLMDNIMRKAGLDGRGFVMQLFGFGCNVPAIMGTRTIRSRSQRLLSILVIPFALCSARLQVFVFFLGIILPSNMGAVALWLLYIISFVVAFVMAMIFNASGQFKSKDPFVIELPPYRTPTFKQVALNVWSEMKTFVQKLSVFMIIGTTITWFLTNYPGGSEGLNTYAGQIGTFFQPLMAPLGINPLLTVSLIIGFVAKEVQLAAVATMYGMTEGSDALKATLGGVINFQQGFSYCLFSLLYVPCLTTVATIWGETKSARFTLFSVAVSMIVAWVVAFGFYQGYNLIFTS, encoded by the coding sequence ATGATCACTGCAGAAACCGGCAAGACAACGGAATCAAAAAACGAGTTGCCCAGGATCGTCTTCGTGGGTCAACCCAATACGGGCAAATCAACATTCTTCAATCGTGTTACGAATGCCACTGCTGGTGTCGCCAATTGGCCTGGCCTAACAGTTGATTTCATGCAGGCAAAGGTTGAGCGTGATGGCAAAACAGTCGAGTTTGTTGATCTGCCAGGAATCTACGACCTAGATGGATTCACAGAAGACGAAAAAGTCGTTCAAGATTTCCTAGAACAATACAGCTTTGATCTAATCGTTTGTGTGATCAATGCTTCTCAAATTGATCGACAAATACTTCTACCTCTACAACTCAAGAAATTGGGTGTACCAAGCTTAGTTGCCTTGAATATGGCCGATGAAGTAAAACGTTTTGGCGTGAAGATCAATACACAGCAGTTGTCTCAGTTTCTTGGGATGCCGGTTTTTACAATTAGTGCAAAATATGGTGCTGGCTGCAGCTTGGCAATTGACGGAATCTGGAACACGGTTAACGACATTACAGATTCATATAAAGTGAAAGAACTTGTTGAGTTTTGCCGTGAAAATAAAATCACCGATGAAGAAATTCAAGACTCTTTAGATCAAGGAATAGAAATGCCACCAGAGAATCTGGTGACATTCACGAATCGAATGGATGCCGTGCTCTTGCATCCAATATTTGGTTTGCCGATCTTTTTCCTCACCATGTTGGTCCTATTCCTATTGATATGGAATATCGGAATGCCAGCGCAGGATCCCGTCGGCGATTTCACTGATTGGTTACAAGCCACAGTCTTAGAGCCAGGGTTGAGCTTTCTCCCAGATGTCGTCAAAGATTTCGTCATCAGTGGTCCTTACACAGGTTTCGCTTCACTGCTGGGTTTTGTACCACTTGTTGCCTTCTTCTTTGTGGTGATGACTGCTCTCGAAGACAGTGGTTATCTATCTAGAGCTGCGTATCTGATGGACAACATCATGCGCAAGGCTGGACTTGACGGGCGTGGCTTTGTCATGCAGCTGTTTGGATTCGGATGCAATGTTCCCGCAATTATGGGAACAAGAACAATTCGTTCCCGCAGTCAGCGATTGCTTTCGATCCTTGTCATCCCATTCGCGTTGTGTTCAGCAAGACTGCAAGTATTTGTTTTCTTTCTAGGAATTATCCTTCCAAGCAACATGGGTGCTGTGGCCCTATGGCTTCTTTATATCATTAGCTTTGTCGTTGCTTTTGTCATGGCAATGATCTTCAATGCCAGCGGACAATTCAAATCAAAAGATCCCTTTGTCATTGAACTACCCCCATACCGAACTCCTACGTTTAAACAAGTTGCGCTGAATGTATGGAGTGAAATGAAGACGTTCGTGCAAAAACTATCGGTCTTCATGATCATCGGAACAACAATCACTTGGTTCCTTACGAATTATCCTGGTGGCTCTGAGGGGTTGAACACCTATGCAGGACAGATCGGAACCTTCTTCCAACCATTGATGGCTCCTTTGGGCATCAATCCATTATTGACAGTTTCACTCATCATTGGCTTCGTTGCGAAAGAGGTTCAGTTGGCTGCGGTTGCAACAATGTATGGAATGACGGAAGGAAGCGACGCACTCAAAGCAACACTTGGAGGAGTCATCAACTTCCAACAAGGTTTCAGCTATTGCCTGTTCAGTCTCCTCTACGTTCCATGTCTCACAACGGTTGCCACCATCTGGGGTGAAACTAAGTCAGCGAGATTTACACTCTTTTCTGTGGCTGTATCAATGATCGTAGCTTGGGTTGTGGCCTTTGGTTTCTATCAAGGATATAATCTAATTTTCACTTCCTAA
- a CDS encoding FeoA family protein yields MDLSELAVHHSATVVGVSSDGSDLSNSFKDRLEAMGIRKGRTVQVMRKAPGGDPYEVRVGSTTEIAIRKSEASLVEITDVIDLKKSGR; encoded by the coding sequence ATGGATTTAAGTGAACTAGCAGTTCATCATTCAGCAACTGTCGTTGGTGTGAGCAGTGATGGTAGCGATCTGAGTAATTCCTTCAAGGATCGGTTAGAGGCAATGGGAATAAGGAAAGGTCGGACCGTTCAGGTGATGCGCAAAGCTCCTGGTGGAGATCCCTATGAGGTGAGGGTTGGCAGCACCACCGAGATTGCCATACGCAAGTCAGAAGCATCTTTGGTAGAAATCACTGATGTGATTGATCTCAAAAAGTCAGGACGATAA
- a CDS encoding TM2 domain-containing protein — MRKEYQHLAKKMSHGQQMVFENEFELRCRQPSLGVVYALLLGWFGYHRFWLNDRKSGLVFLVFFWTLLPGLFSIFDALCMRELCTGYNNKLAKELYDDIKEISPY; from the coding sequence ATGAGAAAAGAGTATCAACATCTAGCTAAGAAGATGTCTCATGGTCAGCAAATGGTTTTTGAGAATGAGTTTGAGCTTCGTTGTAGACAACCTTCGTTAGGTGTTGTTTACGCTCTTCTTTTGGGTTGGTTTGGTTACCATCGATTTTGGCTGAACGATCGTAAAAGCGGCTTGGTTTTTCTTGTCTTTTTCTGGACGTTGTTGCCAGGTTTGTTTTCTATCTTTGATGCTCTATGTATGCGTGAGTTGTGCACTGGTTATAACAACAAGCTTGCCAAGGAATTGTATGACGATATTAAGGAGATCAGTCCCTACTGA
- a CDS encoding iron uptake porin: protein MKLFKQLLVAPAALGFLAPMAAGATEVNVAGVSDYASVSSDAVASEQVTSINQFNDVFPTDWAYQALSNLIERYGCVAGYPNGTYRGNRAMTRFEAAALLNACLDRVTEVTDELKRLMKEFEKELAIVKGRVDGLEARVGELEATQFSTTTKLEGQTSFVIGANSFGGDVDGLSVIGSEQDYSNRNYGATTFNYDLQLYLNTSFTGKDLLTTTLRSGNFGDTPFASGNPTNLSTLEVASDSGDKLYIDKIFYSFPVGSSLTFVGGANVGQDDMMPMWPSIYPSGDGNTVLDVLTLNGAPGAYNKTQGPGAALNYENDGFVVGVQYVAANGSTSNPREGGIATDGSAGVGTVQIGYQEEQWGIAGVYSYLQDASLVPYTTFFTQEKYLLSDAASSSSLNAFALSGYWQPEDTSWVPAISAGWGLNTTSNTDGSPDGIVTTSQSWQVSLHWDDAFLQGNALGLAIGQPTFATSLKGGDTPFDGNYVMEAYYGFQVTDNVTVTPAVFYLSRPLGQTTYSGTQGKDGTFNQFGGLLRTTFKF, encoded by the coding sequence ATGAAATTGTTCAAGCAACTGCTTGTTGCTCCTGCTGCCCTGGGCTTTCTGGCTCCCATGGCTGCTGGCGCGACTGAAGTCAATGTTGCTGGTGTTTCTGACTACGCCTCTGTGTCTTCTGACGCGGTTGCTTCTGAGCAGGTCACCAGCATCAACCAGTTCAACGATGTCTTTCCGACTGACTGGGCTTATCAGGCTCTTAGCAACCTGATCGAGCGCTACGGCTGCGTCGCTGGCTACCCCAACGGCACCTACCGCGGCAACCGTGCAATGACCCGCTTTGAAGCGGCTGCACTGCTGAACGCCTGCCTCGACCGCGTCACCGAAGTGACCGACGAGCTCAAGCGTCTGATGAAGGAGTTCGAAAAAGAACTCGCCATCGTGAAGGGCCGTGTTGACGGACTGGAAGCTCGTGTTGGCGAACTGGAAGCAACCCAGTTCTCCACCACCACCAAGCTTGAAGGTCAGACGAGCTTTGTGATCGGCGCCAACAGTTTTGGTGGTGATGTTGATGGTCTATCAGTAATTGGTAGTGAGCAGGACTACTCAAATCGTAATTATGGTGCAACAACTTTCAATTACGACCTTCAGCTCTATCTCAACACCAGTTTCACTGGTAAGGATTTGCTGACTACCACACTTAGATCCGGTAATTTTGGCGATACACCGTTCGCTTCCGGAAATCCTACTAATCTATCGACTCTCGAGGTTGCATCGGATTCGGGAGACAAACTCTATATCGATAAAATCTTTTACTCATTTCCCGTTGGCTCTTCCCTTACATTTGTCGGTGGCGCCAATGTTGGGCAGGATGACATGATGCCGATGTGGCCATCAATCTACCCTTCGGGTGATGGCAATACTGTTCTTGACGTTCTTACTCTTAATGGCGCTCCTGGCGCTTACAACAAGACTCAGGGCCCTGGCGCTGCACTGAACTATGAAAATGACGGTTTTGTCGTAGGCGTCCAGTATGTTGCCGCCAATGGATCTACAAGTAATCCAAGGGAGGGTGGAATCGCTACCGACGGCTCTGCTGGTGTTGGAACCGTGCAGATCGGTTACCAGGAAGAACAGTGGGGCATCGCCGGTGTGTATTCCTACCTTCAAGATGCCAGTCTTGTCCCCTACACGACGTTCTTTACGCAGGAGAAATACCTCCTCAGCGATGCAGCCAGCAGCAGTTCTTTGAACGCCTTTGCTCTTTCCGGTTATTGGCAGCCTGAAGATACTAGTTGGGTTCCTGCGATCAGTGCTGGTTGGGGCCTTAACACCACCTCCAACACAGATGGTTCTCCTGACGGAATAGTCACAACCTCTCAGTCATGGCAAGTTTCTCTTCACTGGGATGATGCATTCTTGCAAGGTAATGCTCTTGGTTTGGCGATTGGCCAACCAACTTTCGCTACATCATTGAAGGGCGGCGACACTCCTTTTGATGGGAACTATGTCATGGAAGCGTATTATGGCTTCCAGGTTACGGATAACGTTACTGTCACCCCAGCTGTTTTTTACCTGAGCCGTCCACTGGGTCAAACAACTTACAGTGGGACTCAAGGAAAAGACGGTACGTTTAATCAGTTTGGAGGACTCCTTCGGACCACGTTCAAGTTCTGA
- a CDS encoding DUF3288 family protein, with product MSEQTGQTHPLYATDRDQVDALLGHQGDPGPEQLTVAARLVMRYGDFPGADDIKQDIQKVVTGWGLDSHSLNARCREIWASGWKPGQQLDSDLGSGADVADQEG from the coding sequence ATGAGTGAACAGACCGGTCAAACGCATCCCCTCTATGCAACTGATCGCGACCAAGTGGATGCCTTACTTGGCCATCAGGGTGATCCCGGCCCGGAGCAGCTCACTGTTGCGGCGAGACTTGTGATGCGATACGGCGATTTCCCAGGTGCTGATGACATCAAACAGGACATTCAGAAGGTTGTGACTGGCTGGGGCCTTGACTCCCACAGTCTCAATGCCCGTTGTCGTGAGATCTGGGCCAGTGGCTGGAAGCCTGGTCAGCAACTCGATAGCGATCTTGGTTCCGGTGCTGATGTTGCCGACCAGGAGGGATAA
- the rpe gene encoding ribulose-phosphate 3-epimerase, with amino-acid sequence MTASERPIQIIPSVLPADWAAMGQCVKDLEAAGVDRIQFDVMDGNFVPNLTFGPELIKACRKYCDVKFETQLMVSQYNAETMLEDYVNATKGPNGEPGVVIAHVESNTHLHRVLGRIRQLGGSPSVAMNPHTPMEMVENVLDMVDHVLVMTVNPGFGGQAYIPTMLDKISKLRKTIDERGLSVDIEVDGGIKANWTISQCCAAGANCFIAGSGMFAYPTLKEGCDDLRRVAEEARAGKVLPTPA; translated from the coding sequence ATGACCGCATCAGAACGCCCGATTCAGATCATTCCATCGGTGCTGCCCGCTGATTGGGCCGCGATGGGCCAATGCGTGAAGGATCTCGAAGCCGCTGGTGTCGACAGGATTCAGTTTGACGTGATGGACGGCAACTTCGTGCCGAACCTCACATTCGGCCCTGAACTGATTAAGGCGTGCCGCAAATACTGCGATGTGAAGTTTGAGACCCAACTGATGGTGAGCCAATACAACGCAGAAACGATGCTTGAGGACTATGTGAATGCAACCAAGGGCCCAAACGGAGAGCCTGGAGTGGTGATTGCCCACGTTGAGTCCAACACACACCTGCATCGAGTACTCGGCAGGATCCGGCAACTCGGGGGCAGTCCTTCTGTTGCGATGAATCCCCATACACCCATGGAGATGGTTGAAAACGTGCTCGATATGGTCGACCACGTTTTGGTGATGACTGTGAATCCTGGATTTGGTGGACAGGCCTATATCCCCACAATGTTGGACAAGATTTCAAAACTGAGAAAAACAATCGATGAACGTGGACTGAGCGTTGACATCGAAGTCGACGGCGGCATCAAAGCGAACTGGACCATCTCCCAATGTTGCGCTGCAGGCGCTAACTGCTTCATTGCTGGGAGCGGGATGTTTGCCTATCCAACATTGAAGGAAGGATGCGACGACCTACGCCGCGTTGCAGAGGAAGCCAGGGCAGGGAAAGTGCTTCCGACTCCTGCATAA
- the glpX gene encoding class II fructose-bisphosphatase: MDRTLIQEILEVVEQAAIASAELTGLGQKDEADAAAVEAMRKRMGQIEMQGRIVIGEGERDEAPMLYIGEEVGSGKGPGVDFAVDPCEGTNLCANNQRGSMAVLAASDRGGLFNAPDFYMKKLAAPPAAKGKVDIRKSATENIKILSECLGIAVSDLTIVVMDRARHKSLIAEIRATGARVQPISDGDVQAAIACGFAGTGTHCLMGIGAAPEGVISAAAMRALGGHFQGQLVYDPAIAQTSEWADMTKEGNLARLSEMGITDPDKIYEADELASGEHVIFAGSGITDGLLFHGVKFENDCTRTSSLIISNLDNTCRFTNTVHIKDGAQSIALS, translated from the coding sequence GTGGATCGCACTCTCATCCAGGAAATTCTTGAGGTCGTTGAGCAGGCGGCCATTGCCTCTGCCGAGCTCACAGGCCTCGGCCAAAAAGACGAAGCTGATGCCGCAGCGGTGGAAGCCATGCGCAAACGCATGGGTCAGATCGAAATGCAGGGCCGAATCGTGATTGGAGAAGGCGAGCGTGACGAAGCTCCCATGCTCTATATCGGTGAAGAAGTCGGTTCAGGCAAGGGCCCTGGCGTTGACTTTGCTGTTGATCCCTGCGAAGGCACCAACCTTTGCGCGAACAACCAGCGCGGATCAATGGCTGTGCTCGCAGCTTCCGATCGTGGCGGGCTGTTCAATGCTCCTGACTTCTACATGAAGAAGTTGGCAGCTCCCCCGGCTGCTAAGGGCAAGGTTGACATTCGCAAATCGGCGACGGAGAACATCAAAATTCTCAGCGAGTGTCTCGGAATAGCTGTAAGTGATCTCACGATTGTGGTGATGGATCGAGCTCGTCACAAGAGCTTGATTGCTGAAATCCGTGCGACTGGAGCCAGGGTTCAGCCCATCTCCGATGGTGATGTGCAAGCTGCCATTGCCTGTGGTTTTGCTGGCACTGGCACCCATTGCCTCATGGGTATCGGTGCAGCTCCCGAAGGTGTGATCTCAGCAGCGGCTATGCGTGCTCTGGGCGGCCACTTCCAAGGTCAGTTGGTCTATGACCCTGCCATCGCCCAGACCTCTGAGTGGGCTGACATGACCAAGGAAGGCAACCTGGCGCGACTTTCCGAAATGGGAATCACCGATCCCGACAAGATCTATGAAGCTGATGAGTTGGCTTCTGGTGAGCATGTGATTTTTGCTGGAAGTGGCATCACGGATGGCCTGTTGTTCCACGGCGTTAAGTTTGAGAATGACTGCACTCGCACAAGCAGCCTGATCATCAGCAACCTTGACAACACCTGCCGTTTCACCAACACGGTTCATATCAAGGACGGTGCACAGAGCATTGCTCTGAGCTGA
- a CDS encoding glutamyl-tRNA reductase: MHIAVVGLSHRTAPVEVREKLSIPEQTMEESLQNLRGHDQVLEASILSTCNRLEIYTLVRNPELGISAVREFLSGHSGLDTGDLKPHLFTFHHEDAVGHLMRVAAGLDSLVLGEGQILSQVKKMMRLGQEHKSLGPILNRLLTQAVSTGKRVRSETNLGTGAVSISSAAVELAQLKLGQSRGVDDLVTLEDEQVAVVGAGRMSRLLLQHLKAKGASGVVVLNRTVSRAQALAADFPDLPVQCRPLEDLDHCLSTCSLVFTSTAADDPIIDASRLQQLNRRSSLRLVDIGVPRNIDADVDGISGVEAYDVDDLKEVVERNQEARQQVAREAQGLLDEEARLFLEWWDSLEAVPTINRLRSSLESIRSEELQKALSRMGPDFSARERKVVEALSKGIINKILHTPVTSLRAPQQRSERQNALLVVERLFDLVQDDEQER, translated from the coding sequence ATGCACATCGCCGTTGTCGGCCTCAGTCATCGAACGGCACCGGTCGAAGTGCGCGAAAAGCTCAGTATTCCTGAGCAAACCATGGAGGAATCCCTGCAGAATCTGCGGGGTCATGACCAGGTGCTTGAGGCTTCGATTCTCAGCACCTGTAATCGTCTTGAGATTTATACCCTGGTCCGCAACCCGGAATTGGGAATTTCGGCTGTCAGGGAGTTTTTGAGCGGACATTCCGGACTGGATACCGGCGATCTGAAACCCCACCTGTTCACCTTCCACCACGAGGATGCCGTTGGTCATCTGATGAGGGTTGCCGCCGGTCTTGACAGCCTGGTGCTTGGGGAGGGGCAGATCCTGTCCCAGGTCAAGAAAATGATGCGTCTGGGGCAGGAGCACAAATCGCTCGGCCCGATCCTCAATCGATTGCTCACGCAAGCTGTGAGCACAGGCAAAAGGGTTCGTAGTGAAACCAATCTGGGCACCGGTGCCGTTTCCATCAGCTCCGCGGCTGTTGAGCTTGCCCAGTTGAAGCTGGGTCAGAGCCGTGGTGTGGATGATCTGGTCACCCTTGAGGATGAACAGGTGGCCGTTGTTGGTGCGGGGCGAATGAGTCGTCTTCTGCTTCAACATCTGAAAGCGAAGGGTGCTTCAGGTGTTGTTGTTTTGAACCGCACTGTGAGCCGTGCACAGGCTCTCGCTGCCGACTTCCCGGATCTGCCCGTGCAGTGCCGCCCACTCGAGGATCTTGATCACTGCCTGAGCACCTGTTCGCTGGTCTTCACCAGTACGGCAGCGGATGATCCAATTATTGATGCCAGTCGACTTCAGCAGTTGAATCGTCGCAGTTCGCTGCGCCTGGTCGACATCGGCGTTCCCCGCAACATTGACGCTGATGTGGATGGAATCTCCGGTGTTGAGGCTTACGACGTCGATGATCTGAAGGAAGTTGTCGAACGCAATCAGGAAGCTCGACAGCAGGTGGCTCGTGAGGCTCAGGGCCTGCTTGATGAAGAAGCGAGGCTTTTCCTGGAATGGTGGGACAGTCTGGAGGCAGTTCCGACCATCAACCGACTTCGTTCTTCTCTGGAGTCGATTCGCTCCGAAGAATTGCAAAAGGCGCTGAGCCGCATGGGACCTGATTTCTCGGCGCGTGAGCGCAAGGTGGTGGAAGCTCTTAGCAAGGGCATCATCAACAAGATCTTGCACACCCCGGTGACATCACTGCGTGCACCACAGCAGCGCAGCGAACGACAAAATGCTCTGCTTGTGGTCGAGCGTTTGTTTGATCTGGTGCAGGATGACGAGCAGGAACGCTGA